The following coding sequences are from one Aeromicrobium duanguangcaii window:
- a CDS encoding ABC transporter substrate-binding protein, which yields MKQHRRLTRVVAGAAVAALVLTGCRSGGDDESSAGPGITEEACPDAVNKDNGCIYLGVISDLTKGPFAPLAVPITDAQKAFWKKVNDDGGVGGYDVNIEKYIADAEYNPEIHNKKYQEMRNDILALGQTLGSSQTLAILEDMKADNVIGVPASWNSAWDFEDQIMQSGASYCFEAMNGVDWAVQERGVKDKVLAIHYPNDYGGDAAAGVEAAAKANNLDFTSVETATGQDNQAGAVAAVLKQKPDLLYITTGPAEMATILGGAAAQGWKGTVVGSSPTWNPALLKTEAAPALQAMYFQAGPWGPWGTDSPGHDAMRKALADVKSPSDGYTAGWVWEYPLLAALKSAADMDGGVTRENVVKAASELESVDYEGMLPDESFNKNGEPEKVAWRQSVISKVDPKAPTGVSITKEMAAGPTAEGFDYKEPCFALQG from the coding sequence ATGAAGCAACACCGAAGGCTGACCCGCGTGGTCGCCGGTGCGGCGGTGGCGGCACTCGTGCTGACGGGCTGCCGCAGCGGCGGGGACGACGAAAGTAGCGCCGGACCGGGCATCACCGAAGAAGCCTGTCCCGATGCCGTGAATAAGGACAACGGCTGCATCTACCTCGGCGTGATCTCCGACCTCACCAAGGGCCCGTTCGCCCCGCTGGCCGTGCCGATCACGGACGCCCAGAAGGCGTTCTGGAAGAAGGTCAACGACGACGGCGGCGTGGGCGGCTACGACGTCAACATCGAGAAGTACATCGCCGACGCCGAGTACAACCCCGAGATCCACAACAAGAAGTACCAGGAGATGCGCAACGACATCCTGGCCCTGGGCCAGACGCTCGGCTCCTCGCAGACCCTGGCGATCCTGGAGGACATGAAGGCCGACAACGTCATCGGCGTCCCGGCCTCGTGGAACTCGGCATGGGACTTCGAGGACCAGATCATGCAGTCCGGCGCCAGCTACTGCTTCGAGGCCATGAACGGCGTCGACTGGGCGGTCCAGGAGCGCGGCGTCAAGGACAAGGTCCTGGCCATCCACTACCCGAACGACTACGGCGGAGACGCGGCCGCGGGCGTCGAGGCCGCCGCCAAGGCGAACAACCTCGATTTCACGTCCGTCGAGACCGCCACCGGCCAGGACAACCAGGCAGGCGCCGTCGCTGCGGTGCTGAAGCAGAAGCCCGACCTGCTCTACATCACGACCGGTCCGGCCGAGATGGCCACGATCCTGGGCGGCGCCGCGGCCCAGGGCTGGAAGGGCACCGTCGTCGGCTCCAGCCCGACGTGGAACCCTGCGCTGCTGAAGACCGAGGCCGCTCCGGCCCTCCAGGCGATGTACTTCCAGGCCGGCCCGTGGGGTCCCTGGGGCACTGACTCGCCCGGTCACGACGCCATGCGCAAGGCGCTCGCCGACGTGAAGTCGCCCAGCGACGGCTACACCGCCGGCTGGGTGTGGGAGTACCCGCTGCTGGCGGCCCTGAAGTCGGCGGCCGACATGGACGGCGGCGTCACGCGCGAGAACGTCGTCAAGGCGGCGTCCGAGCTCGAGAGCGTCGACTACGAGGGCATGCTGCCCGACGAGTCGTTCAACAAGAACGGCGAGCCGGAGAAGGTGGCGTGGCGCCAGAGCGTCATCTCGAAGGTCGACCCGAAGGCGCCCACCGGCGTTTCGATCACCAAGGAGATGGCGGCCGGTCCGACGGCCGAGGGCTTCGACTACAAGGAGC